The sequence below is a genomic window from Candidatus Neomarinimicrobiota bacterium.
TCGCAATAGTGACGTTCTTTCGCAAATTTCCCACAGCATCTCGCCGGCGTTCTTTTTCTTGGAAAGCTGCTGCAGCTCTTCAACTTGTTTGAAGAGTGCTTTTGCTTCAGGTGGAAGACTTCCGTTAAGAGAGTTCAAAAGCTGAATTCTGGGTGTCGAGTCTCGTATATCGAAACGGCTAAAGAGTTCATAAGCAGTTTTATCATTGGACGCTTCACGAAGGAGCCTGTAAAGAGCCGTCTCTTTGTGCTTGCCTTCACCAACCACCTGGCACCATGCCACAAGAGTCTTGATTGAAGGAATATCGAAGAATTGACGAAAATCCGCCTGAGTCGGAATGTTGGCACCCAAGAAACTGTCAGCTAGAGATTTGGCCTGATTGCGTGTTCTGCAAAGGACAGCAATGTCTTCAAAAGAAAATTCCTTTGTCAGCAGATCAAAAATTAGTTCAATGATGATTGTTGGCTGCTCCATTTTGGTTGCCCAGATGAGTGTAGGGCGAGGTCCTTTACGCCCGCCTTCAGACTCGAGAAACTTGGCCTGTCTGTCGTCATTATGTTTTATGATATCATTGGCAAGATCAAGGATTTGCTGGTGGGAGCGGAAATTCGTTTCTAACGGCGTGGCGAGGAAATCTTTGTGGGAGCCGTAACTCTTTTCAAATGCTTTAATGTTGTAAGCGGATGCTCCGCGGAAGCTGTAGATTACCTGATCATCATCGCCTACCACGGTGACGCTCTGTCTGTTCTGGGCCAAGAGACCAACGATTTCGTTCAGGGCAAAGTTGTTGTCTTGGAACTCGTCCACAATAATGTGGTGGAAGCGGTCCCTGCACGCTTTCAGGGCTTTCTCATCAGATATCAACAGATCATGTGCCTGGAGAATCATATCGCCGTAATCCACAGCATTTAGATTCCTCTTCACCGCCTGGTAGTGGCCATAGACTCGCCTCAGGTCATTGATCTGTGCCATTATCTCGGTGTCAGTTTCATTTTGAGGATTTGGCATGGCTGCCGGGTCCAGCAGTTCGTCCCGGCACCGGCTGAAAAACGGGAGGAAGCTTTTCACCACCGCTTTTTCAGGCTCCAGGGCAAATTCCGTCGACTCGAATGGGCCCAGATCGTCAAATGTATCTAAAAGTATGTAGATCGCTTCACTCTCGTCTAGCAAGCGAGGCGCTGGAGAAACATTACCGAATTCTTTAACGGTCTGGTAGCAGACACTGTGGAAGGTTCCCACTGTCATCTTTTCAGCTGGCTGCCCAACTTCAGAAACCACCTTCTCCTTCAGTTCCCGCGCCGCCCGTTCCGTGTAAGTAATCATTAGAATATGGAATGGATCGATATTTTCATTCTCGATGAGATGCACCATGCGCTTCACCAGTGTAAAGGTCTTACCGGTACCTGCACCGGCCATGATCATGAGAGGAGAAGGAGAGTGTTCTATGGCCTGACGCTGCTGGGAGGTTGGATGGTTACTCACGGCAAAAGTTACAGACACAGCCCCGTAGAAGGAATGTCAATAATGAATTTTCAGATTGATATTCAACCGGTTGAGATATAATTTCCCGCCAGAGGATATACTCTTGCCTCGGTATACTTTAAATATAAA
It includes:
- a CDS encoding ATP-dependent helicase; this translates as MSNHPTSQQRQAIEHSPSPLMIMAGAGTGKTFTLVKRMVHLIENENIDPFHILMITYTERAARELKEKVVSEVGQPAEKMTVGTFHSVCYQTVKEFGNVSPAPRLLDESEAIYILLDTFDDLGPFESTEFALEPEKAVVKSFLPFFSRCRDELLDPAAMPNPQNETDTEIMAQINDLRRVYGHYQAVKRNLNAVDYGDMILQAHDLLISDEKALKACRDRFHHIIVDEFQDNNFALNEIVGLLAQNRQSVTVVGDDDQVIYSFRGASAYNIKAFEKSYGSHKDFLATPLETNFRSHQQILDLANDIIKHNDDRQAKFLESEGGRKGPRPTLIWATKMEQPTIIIELIFDLLTKEFSFEDIAVLCRTRNQAKSLADSFLGANIPTQADFRQFFDIPSIKTLVAWCQVVGEGKHKETALYRLLREASNDKTAYELFSRFDIRDSTPRIQLLNSLNGSLPPEAKALFKQVEELQQLSKKKNAGEMLWEICERTSLLRPLVKRHHYEDQIALINTGNLLKKAQEFSRDRENERGLHSFNLYLESMMTAGNWRAHLPSSENSNAVTVQTIHGVKGREFPVVFVPFNRSGSFPLAFRREALVSRPPDEWVQYVKHSILSDRDHHLQEERRLMYVAVTRAQERLFLLAPSKATSVFVKELDKSLVHEIDRENPVTEDGV